CCTGACCAGCTTTTTTCAGATCATCAGAAAATGTAATATTTCCGAAATATCATTCTGTAAAGAGGTAGCCAGAAATATGTTTGAATATGGCTGGAAAACCCAACTGAGTGCTTTCGTTCAGTTTCTTAATTACAGGCTTTCATTCTATTTCCTGGAATACTTTGAAGGCATCGCCAGCGTAGGTATTTTTTCCATTGGAGTCACTTTTTCAGAAGCAATATGGACGATTACCCGTAGCATCGCTGTCGTTTTATACTCTGATGTCGTTAATAGTAAAAGTAAGGAAGAATCCATAGGGAAAACCAAAGAGTCTTTAAAGCTGACATTTATTTTAATGATAGGTTTTGTGCTGGGAATTATTATTATCCCTTCACAGGTTTATGAGATGATTTTTGGGAAAGAATTCAGAGAAACCAAAGAAATTATGCTCCTCTTATCACCAGGAATTTTTGCCATAGCCGTAAGTGATATGGTTGGGCATTACTTTTCAGGAATGAGAGAACTTAGAATTCTCAATGTTAAATCAATGGTCGGATTGGTCGTTACAGTGGTCTTTTCTTTTATTGCAATACCCAGATGGGGAATTTTAGGAGCATGTATTGCCACTACTTCATCTTATTTGGTTTCAGCTTTTCTGTTGTTCCGAAAATTTTATAGTTCCACCTCATTGAGTTGGAAAGATTATATGGTTTCCAAAGAAGAAATACATCTTTTAAAACAAAAATTATTGAAGAAATAATTACTCATTACACGAACGGAAAATAAAGTCATTTCCCTATTTTTACAAAACTATTAAGTCTTTACTATGTGCGGAATCAGCGGTTATTATTCATTTCATAAAAGTATTTCCTCAAAAAATATTCTGGAAATGAATCAGGCA
The genomic region above belongs to Chryseobacterium culicis and contains:
- a CDS encoding polysaccharide biosynthesis C-terminal domain-containing protein, coding for MQLTIIKTFVSRFLILILSFGLVIYSTNMWGSEGKGTISIVVANAAAVSFFSSIFSGSSASYFASRFKIEKVLLYAYLWSLLTGLLIPFLFSLASIQSEYLFYLIGISVFSSLLSTNISLFIGKQDIRKFNVYTVLQQLVHIIFIGLLVYVIGKKDVSVYFLAQIGCLALLFLTSFFQIIRKCNISEISFCKEVARNMFEYGWKTQLSAFVQFLNYRLSFYFLEYFEGIASVGIFSIGVTFSEAIWTITRSIAVVLYSDVVNSKSKEESIGKTKESLKLTFILMIGFVLGIIIIPSQVYEMIFGKEFRETKEIMLLLSPGIFAIAVSDMVGHYFSGMRELRILNVKSMVGLVVTVVFSFIAIPRWGILGACIATTSSYLVSAFLLFRKFYSSTSLSWKDYMVSKEEIHLLKQKLLKK